A single Primulina eburnea isolate SZY01 chromosome 11, ASM2296580v1, whole genome shotgun sequence DNA region contains:
- the LOC140806002 gene encoding cyclin-dependent kinase E-1-like isoform X1, which translates to MADGRASNSNSNSGNNKPEWLEQYDVIGKIGEGTYGLVFLAKIKLNRSKSIAIKKFKQSKDGDGVSPTAIREIMLLREISHENVVKLANVHINHADMSLYLAFDYAEHDLYEIIRHHRDKVNQQINSYTIKSLLWQLLNGLNYLHSNWIIHRDLKPSNILVMGEGEEQGVVKIADFGLARIYQAPLKPLSDNGVVVTIWYRAPELLLGSKHYTSAVDMWAVGCIFAELLMLKPLFQGQEVKGTPNPFQLDQLDKIFKVLGHPTPEKWPMLVNLPHWQSDLQHIQGHKYDNTGLHTVVPVLPKTPAYDLLSRMLEYDPRKRITASQALEHEYFRLEPLPGRNALVSPQPGEKVVNYPSRPVDTSTDIEGTISLQPSQPQVSSGNAASGGMQGGPHVMQTRSVPRPMPMVGVQRMQPPGIPAYNLASQAGMGGVNPGGIQMQRGVAPQAHQQHQLRRKDPGMGMSGYPPQQKSRRY; encoded by the exons atggctgatGGAAGAGCGAGCAATTCGAACAGCAACAGCGGCAACAATAAACCTGAGTGGCTGGAGCAGTACGACGTGATTGGGAAAATCGGTGAGGGAACATATGGTTTGGTTTTCTTGGCGAAGATTAAGCTGAATCGATCCAAATCGATAGCCATAAAGAAATTCAAGCAGTCTAAAGACGGGGATGGCGTTTCTCCTACCGCAATTCGCGAAATTATG TTGCTTCGAGAGATTTCCCATGAGAATGTGGTAAAGCTTGCAAATGTGCACATCAATCATGCCGATATGTCACTTTATCTAGCATTTGATTATGCCGAGCACGATCTCTAC GAAATTATTCGACATCATAGGGACAAGGTCAACCAACAAATCAATTCCTACACCATCAAGTCATTGTTGTGGCAGCTTCTTAACGGTCTTAATTATCTTCACAG CAATTGGATTATCCACCGAGATCTAAAGCCGTCAAATATTTTG GTAATGGGTGAGGGAGAAGAACAGGGAGTGGTAAAAATTGCTGATTTTGGCCTTGCAAGAATTTACCAAGCTCCTTTAAAGCCACTGTCCGATAATGGG GTTGTAGTGACCATTTGGTATCGTGCTCCTGAGCTACTCCTTGGGTCCAAACACTATACAAGTGCTGTCG ACATGTGGGCTGTGGGTTGCATTTTTGCTGAACTTTTGATGCTAAAGCCATTATTTCAAGGGCAAGAAGTAAAAGGGACTCCTAACCCTTTTCAG CTCGATCAGCTGGACAAAATTTTTAAGGTTCTAG GTCATCCCACACCAGAAAAGTGGCCCATGCTCGTGAATCTTCCACATTGGCAGTCTGATCTACAGCACATTCAAGGGCATAAATA TGACAATACCGGACTTCACACTGTAGTTCCTGTCCTTCCCAAAACTCCGGCATATGACCTTCTGTCTAGGATGCTCGA GTATGATCCTAGAAAAAGGATAACAGCCTCGCAAGCTCTTGAGCATGA GTATTTTCGCCTGGAACCTTTACCAGGACGCAA TGCACTGGTATCCCCACAACCAGGAGAGAAAGTTGTGAACTACCCAAGTCGACCAGTAGACACAAGCACGGATATTGAAGGAACAATTAGTCTTCAGCCCTCTCAACCG CAGGTATCATCTGGAAATGCAGCATCTGGGGGCATGCAAGGAGGTCCTCATGTGATGCAAACTAGATCTGTGCCCAGACCAATGCCCATGGTTGGTGTGCAACGAATGCAGCCTCCTGGTATTCCAGCTTATAATCTTGCTTCTCAGGCTGGAATGGGTGGAGTGAATCCTGGTGGCATCCAAATGCAGCGGGGTGTTGCTCCCCAGGCCCATCAACAGCACCAG TTGAGAAGGAAAGACCCGGGAATGGGGATGTCTGGATACCCTCCGCAACAAAAATCAAGACGCTATTGA
- the LOC140806002 gene encoding cyclin-dependent kinase E-1-like isoform X4, producing the protein MADGRASNSNSNSGNNKPEWLEQYDVIGKIGEGTYGLVFLAKIKLNRSKSIAIKKFKQSKDGDGVSPTAIREIMLLREISHENVVKLANVHINHADMSLYLAFDYAEHDLYEIIRHHRDKVNQQINSYTIKSLLWQLLNGLNYLHSNWIIHRDLKPSNILVMGEGEEQGVVKIADFGLARIYQAPLKPLSDNGVVVTIWYRAPELLLGSKHYTSAVDMWAVGCIFAELLMLKPLFQGQEVKGTPNPFQLDQLDKIFKVLGHPTPEKWPMLVNLPHWQSDLQHIQGHKYDNTGLHTVVPVLPKTPAYDLLSRMLEYDPRKRITASQALEHEYFRLEPLPGRNALVSPQPGEKVVNYPSRPVDTSTDIEGTISLQPSQPSDVENFRAVYIV; encoded by the exons atggctgatGGAAGAGCGAGCAATTCGAACAGCAACAGCGGCAACAATAAACCTGAGTGGCTGGAGCAGTACGACGTGATTGGGAAAATCGGTGAGGGAACATATGGTTTGGTTTTCTTGGCGAAGATTAAGCTGAATCGATCCAAATCGATAGCCATAAAGAAATTCAAGCAGTCTAAAGACGGGGATGGCGTTTCTCCTACCGCAATTCGCGAAATTATG TTGCTTCGAGAGATTTCCCATGAGAATGTGGTAAAGCTTGCAAATGTGCACATCAATCATGCCGATATGTCACTTTATCTAGCATTTGATTATGCCGAGCACGATCTCTAC GAAATTATTCGACATCATAGGGACAAGGTCAACCAACAAATCAATTCCTACACCATCAAGTCATTGTTGTGGCAGCTTCTTAACGGTCTTAATTATCTTCACAG CAATTGGATTATCCACCGAGATCTAAAGCCGTCAAATATTTTG GTAATGGGTGAGGGAGAAGAACAGGGAGTGGTAAAAATTGCTGATTTTGGCCTTGCAAGAATTTACCAAGCTCCTTTAAAGCCACTGTCCGATAATGGG GTTGTAGTGACCATTTGGTATCGTGCTCCTGAGCTACTCCTTGGGTCCAAACACTATACAAGTGCTGTCG ACATGTGGGCTGTGGGTTGCATTTTTGCTGAACTTTTGATGCTAAAGCCATTATTTCAAGGGCAAGAAGTAAAAGGGACTCCTAACCCTTTTCAG CTCGATCAGCTGGACAAAATTTTTAAGGTTCTAG GTCATCCCACACCAGAAAAGTGGCCCATGCTCGTGAATCTTCCACATTGGCAGTCTGATCTACAGCACATTCAAGGGCATAAATA TGACAATACCGGACTTCACACTGTAGTTCCTGTCCTTCCCAAAACTCCGGCATATGACCTTCTGTCTAGGATGCTCGA GTATGATCCTAGAAAAAGGATAACAGCCTCGCAAGCTCTTGAGCATGA GTATTTTCGCCTGGAACCTTTACCAGGACGCAA TGCACTGGTATCCCCACAACCAGGAGAGAAAGTTGTGAACTACCCAAGTCGACCAGTAGACACAAGCACGGATATTGAAGGAACAATTAGTCTTCAGCCCTCTCAACCG AGTGATGTTGAGAATTTTAGAGCAGTATATATAGTTTGA
- the LOC140806002 gene encoding cyclin-dependent kinase E-1-like isoform X2 — protein sequence MADGRASNSNSNSGNNKPEWLEQYDVIGKIGEGTYGLVFLAKIKLNRSKSIAIKKFKQSKDGDGVSPTAIREIMLLREISHENVVKLANVHINHADMSLYLAFDYAEHDLYEIIRHHRDKVNQQINSYTIKSLLWQLLNGLNYLHSNWIIHRDLKPSNILVMGEGEEQGVVKIADFGLARIYQAPLKPLSDNGVVVTIWYRAPELLLGSKHYTSAVDMWAVGCIFAELLMLKPLFQGQEVKGTPNPFQLDQLDKIFKVLGHPTPEKWPMLVNLPHWQSDLQHIQGHKYDNTGLHTVVPVLPKTPAYDLLSRMLEYDPRKRITASQALEHEYFRLEPLPGRNALVSPQPGEKVVNYPSRPVDTSTDIEGTISLQPSQPVSSGNAASGGMQGGPHVMQTRSVPRPMPMVGVQRMQPPGIPAYNLASQAGMGGVNPGGIQMQRGVAPQAHQQHQLRRKDPGMGMSGYPPQQKSRRY from the exons atggctgatGGAAGAGCGAGCAATTCGAACAGCAACAGCGGCAACAATAAACCTGAGTGGCTGGAGCAGTACGACGTGATTGGGAAAATCGGTGAGGGAACATATGGTTTGGTTTTCTTGGCGAAGATTAAGCTGAATCGATCCAAATCGATAGCCATAAAGAAATTCAAGCAGTCTAAAGACGGGGATGGCGTTTCTCCTACCGCAATTCGCGAAATTATG TTGCTTCGAGAGATTTCCCATGAGAATGTGGTAAAGCTTGCAAATGTGCACATCAATCATGCCGATATGTCACTTTATCTAGCATTTGATTATGCCGAGCACGATCTCTAC GAAATTATTCGACATCATAGGGACAAGGTCAACCAACAAATCAATTCCTACACCATCAAGTCATTGTTGTGGCAGCTTCTTAACGGTCTTAATTATCTTCACAG CAATTGGATTATCCACCGAGATCTAAAGCCGTCAAATATTTTG GTAATGGGTGAGGGAGAAGAACAGGGAGTGGTAAAAATTGCTGATTTTGGCCTTGCAAGAATTTACCAAGCTCCTTTAAAGCCACTGTCCGATAATGGG GTTGTAGTGACCATTTGGTATCGTGCTCCTGAGCTACTCCTTGGGTCCAAACACTATACAAGTGCTGTCG ACATGTGGGCTGTGGGTTGCATTTTTGCTGAACTTTTGATGCTAAAGCCATTATTTCAAGGGCAAGAAGTAAAAGGGACTCCTAACCCTTTTCAG CTCGATCAGCTGGACAAAATTTTTAAGGTTCTAG GTCATCCCACACCAGAAAAGTGGCCCATGCTCGTGAATCTTCCACATTGGCAGTCTGATCTACAGCACATTCAAGGGCATAAATA TGACAATACCGGACTTCACACTGTAGTTCCTGTCCTTCCCAAAACTCCGGCATATGACCTTCTGTCTAGGATGCTCGA GTATGATCCTAGAAAAAGGATAACAGCCTCGCAAGCTCTTGAGCATGA GTATTTTCGCCTGGAACCTTTACCAGGACGCAA TGCACTGGTATCCCCACAACCAGGAGAGAAAGTTGTGAACTACCCAAGTCGACCAGTAGACACAAGCACGGATATTGAAGGAACAATTAGTCTTCAGCCCTCTCAACCG GTATCATCTGGAAATGCAGCATCTGGGGGCATGCAAGGAGGTCCTCATGTGATGCAAACTAGATCTGTGCCCAGACCAATGCCCATGGTTGGTGTGCAACGAATGCAGCCTCCTGGTATTCCAGCTTATAATCTTGCTTCTCAGGCTGGAATGGGTGGAGTGAATCCTGGTGGCATCCAAATGCAGCGGGGTGTTGCTCCCCAGGCCCATCAACAGCACCAG TTGAGAAGGAAAGACCCGGGAATGGGGATGTCTGGATACCCTCCGCAACAAAAATCAAGACGCTATTGA
- the LOC140806002 gene encoding cyclin-dependent kinase E-1-like isoform X3 produces MADGRASNSNSNSGNNKPEWLEQYDVIGKIGEGTYGLVFLAKIKLNRSKSIAIKKFKQSKDGDGVSPTAIREIMLLREISHENVVKLANVHINHADMSLYLAFDYAEHDLYEIIRHHRDKVNQQINSYTIKSLLWQLLNGLNYLHSNWIIHRDLKPSNILVMGEGEEQGVVKIADFGLARIYQAPLKPLSDNGVVVTIWYRAPELLLGSKHYTSAVDMWAVGCIFAELLMLKPLFQGQEVKGTPNPFQLDQLDKIFKVLGHPTPEKWPMLVNLPHWQSDLQHIQGHKYDNTGLHTVVPVLPKTPAYDLLSRMLEYDPRKRITASQALEHEYFRLEPLPGRNALVSPQPGEKVVNYPSRPVDTSTDIEGTISLQPSQPFDRVILHPHPKIVCCNPVVSYLRFHVWQS; encoded by the exons atggctgatGGAAGAGCGAGCAATTCGAACAGCAACAGCGGCAACAATAAACCTGAGTGGCTGGAGCAGTACGACGTGATTGGGAAAATCGGTGAGGGAACATATGGTTTGGTTTTCTTGGCGAAGATTAAGCTGAATCGATCCAAATCGATAGCCATAAAGAAATTCAAGCAGTCTAAAGACGGGGATGGCGTTTCTCCTACCGCAATTCGCGAAATTATG TTGCTTCGAGAGATTTCCCATGAGAATGTGGTAAAGCTTGCAAATGTGCACATCAATCATGCCGATATGTCACTTTATCTAGCATTTGATTATGCCGAGCACGATCTCTAC GAAATTATTCGACATCATAGGGACAAGGTCAACCAACAAATCAATTCCTACACCATCAAGTCATTGTTGTGGCAGCTTCTTAACGGTCTTAATTATCTTCACAG CAATTGGATTATCCACCGAGATCTAAAGCCGTCAAATATTTTG GTAATGGGTGAGGGAGAAGAACAGGGAGTGGTAAAAATTGCTGATTTTGGCCTTGCAAGAATTTACCAAGCTCCTTTAAAGCCACTGTCCGATAATGGG GTTGTAGTGACCATTTGGTATCGTGCTCCTGAGCTACTCCTTGGGTCCAAACACTATACAAGTGCTGTCG ACATGTGGGCTGTGGGTTGCATTTTTGCTGAACTTTTGATGCTAAAGCCATTATTTCAAGGGCAAGAAGTAAAAGGGACTCCTAACCCTTTTCAG CTCGATCAGCTGGACAAAATTTTTAAGGTTCTAG GTCATCCCACACCAGAAAAGTGGCCCATGCTCGTGAATCTTCCACATTGGCAGTCTGATCTACAGCACATTCAAGGGCATAAATA TGACAATACCGGACTTCACACTGTAGTTCCTGTCCTTCCCAAAACTCCGGCATATGACCTTCTGTCTAGGATGCTCGA GTATGATCCTAGAAAAAGGATAACAGCCTCGCAAGCTCTTGAGCATGA GTATTTTCGCCTGGAACCTTTACCAGGACGCAA TGCACTGGTATCCCCACAACCAGGAGAGAAAGTTGTGAACTACCCAAGTCGACCAGTAGACACAAGCACGGATATTGAAGGAACAATTAGTCTTCAGCCCTCTCAACCG TTTGACAGGGTTATCCTGCACCCGCATCCTAAGATTGTATGTTGCAATCCTGTGGTAAGTTACCTCAGATTTCATGTTTGGCAGTCGTAA
- the LOC140806005 gene encoding protein DOG1-like 4 isoform X1, whose translation MSFPIRSAPYMTEGSESFHKFFESWLVEQNQFLEKLVSASKENQQRQEQAVSQRELDETILIPLVEKVIQHYEHYYRAKSRWAKNDVLIMFNPSWTSSLEDAFLWIGGWRPSMAFHLLYSKSGLQLEARIVEILRGISTGDLGDLSSGQLEKVDELQKLTIREEKELSEKMAKKQEAVADKSMVELSHAVTEMMREGVAADERMVEATLGPKEEGLMQVLQKADDLRLNTLRKVVSLLSPIQGVHFLIAAAELHLRFHEWGKKRDARIHQATEGRCVPVSGCTTLMARNQYIQKNRL comes from the exons atgtcttttccgATCAGAAGCGCCCCATACATGACCGAGGGCTCTGAATCTTTCCACAAGTTCTTCGAGTCCTGGCTCGTTGAGCAGAACCAGTTCTTGGAAAAGCTTGTTTCAGCCTCCAAAGAGAACCAGCAACGGCAGGAACAGGCTGTAAGTCAACGGGAATTGGATGAAACCATATTGATTCCTTTAGTTGAAAAGGTCATCCAGCATTATGAGCATTATTACAGAGCTAAATCCAGATGGGCCAAGAACGATGTTTTGATCATGTTTAATCCTTCATGGACGAGTAGTCTTGAAGATGCTTTCCTCTGGATCGGCGGGTGGCGCCCAAGTATGGCTTTCCACTTGCTGTATTCGAAATCCGGGCTGCAGCTTGAAGCCAGGATTGTGGAGATCTTACGGGGGATAAGCACGGGTGATTTGGGTGATCTCTCGTCGGGTCAGTTGGAGAAAGTGGACGAATTGCAGAAGCTGACGATAAGGGAGGAGAAGGAATTGAGTGAAAAAATGGCCAAGAAGCAGGAGGCGGTGGCGGATAAGTCGATGGTTGAGTTGTCACATGCTGTGACGGAGATGATGAGGGAAGGGGTGGCGGCGGATGAGCGGATGGTGGAGGCAACGCTGGGGCCAAAGGAGGAGGGATTGATGCAGGTGTTGCAGAAAGCAGATGATTTGAGGCTGAACACACTGAGAAAAGTGGTTAGTTTGTTGAGTCCTATACAGGGTGTGCATTTCTTGATTGCTGCAGCTGAGTTGCACTTGAGGTTTCATGAATGGGGGAAGAAGAGGGATGCTAGGATTCACCAAGCTACCGAAG GTCGCTGTGTTCCAGTTTCTGGCTGCACCACTTTGATGGCTAGGAACCAGTACATACAAAAAAATAGGTTATAA
- the LOC140806005 gene encoding protein DOG1-like 4 isoform X2: MSFPIRSAPYMTEGSESFHKFFESWLVEQNQFLEKLVSASKENQQRQEQAVSQRELDETILIPLVEKVIQHYEHYYRAKSRWAKNDVLIMFNPSWTSSLEDAFLWIGGWRPSMAFHLLYSKSGLQLEARIVEILRGISTGDLGDLSSGQLEKVDELQKLTIREEKELSEKMAKKQEAVADKSMVELSHAVTEMMREGVAADERMVEATLGPKEEGLMQVLQKADDLRLNTLRKVVSLLSPIQGVHFLIAAAELHLRFHEWGKKRDARIHQATEGDQTQQHFDG; encoded by the coding sequence atgtcttttccgATCAGAAGCGCCCCATACATGACCGAGGGCTCTGAATCTTTCCACAAGTTCTTCGAGTCCTGGCTCGTTGAGCAGAACCAGTTCTTGGAAAAGCTTGTTTCAGCCTCCAAAGAGAACCAGCAACGGCAGGAACAGGCTGTAAGTCAACGGGAATTGGATGAAACCATATTGATTCCTTTAGTTGAAAAGGTCATCCAGCATTATGAGCATTATTACAGAGCTAAATCCAGATGGGCCAAGAACGATGTTTTGATCATGTTTAATCCTTCATGGACGAGTAGTCTTGAAGATGCTTTCCTCTGGATCGGCGGGTGGCGCCCAAGTATGGCTTTCCACTTGCTGTATTCGAAATCCGGGCTGCAGCTTGAAGCCAGGATTGTGGAGATCTTACGGGGGATAAGCACGGGTGATTTGGGTGATCTCTCGTCGGGTCAGTTGGAGAAAGTGGACGAATTGCAGAAGCTGACGATAAGGGAGGAGAAGGAATTGAGTGAAAAAATGGCCAAGAAGCAGGAGGCGGTGGCGGATAAGTCGATGGTTGAGTTGTCACATGCTGTGACGGAGATGATGAGGGAAGGGGTGGCGGCGGATGAGCGGATGGTGGAGGCAACGCTGGGGCCAAAGGAGGAGGGATTGATGCAGGTGTTGCAGAAAGCAGATGATTTGAGGCTGAACACACTGAGAAAAGTGGTTAGTTTGTTGAGTCCTATACAGGGTGTGCATTTCTTGATTGCTGCAGCTGAGTTGCACTTGAGGTTTCATGAATGGGGGAAGAAGAGGGATGCTAGGATTCACCAAGCTACCGAAGGTGATCAGACTCAGCAACATTTTGATGGATAA